A region of the Phaenicophaeus curvirostris isolate KB17595 chromosome 10, BPBGC_Pcur_1.0, whole genome shotgun sequence genome:
ctgatccagtgggaggtgtctctgcccatggtgggggtgggactggatggactttgaggtccttccaacccaaaccgttctatgattctatgatcattctGGTTTTCTGGTTCACACACCCAGTGTAGAAAAAAGTAAGCTTATTGTGCAGTGATGGTAGTGCTTCAGGCTTAACTTTTGGAAGAACGTCACCCTTTTAGGGATACAGAATGCAAACCTGTGCACAAATACTACAGTCCAAGGGAAACAAACACTTTTTGGCCCTTTTGCACGGCTGAGGCTTCACCTACAGGCTGAGACAGAAATAGGGTTTGTTTGTCTTCTGTCCTATTTTTATCATAATAACGTTGTTGCAGGAAGTAATGAATGCTGGCTACGTTATGGTTTTCATATGTCACCAGAAAACAGGTTTTTTGAAGTGGTTTTTTGACATTACAGTAGCATTGTAAGCCTAGGATCAATAATTGCTGTTCTTAAGCAAGGTTTATGGGCTCTTCAGAGAGAGCAATTGCTGTACACTCATTTAGTGGTAGCTCTGCCCTGATTGGAAGCTTTTGAATCTCTGAGCTGGTTGGTTAAGTGTCAAAAATACTTTTGTTGTGTCATTGCTGACTCCTTAGGTGAATATTATTACTAATAAATTAAGTCTTCTCTATATGTGTCAGTGTGTTGTTGCACACAAGTTTGGACACTTGCTTCAAGCTGATTTCTTCTACGGTTCGGATCAGTTTTCTGTCTCTTGGTGGTGTTGGAGATGGCAAAtaagcatgtgtgtgtgttctaGCAGAGTAAGGAGTGATTGGCTTTGTATTCAGTGATCTATCTCACGGCAACAGGTGTTTGCTCCTCCTCAGAAGTAGCTCATTACTTCATCCAAGGAGCTGTCATGTAATTAATAGTGGTAATGTGGAAACTTTCTTCTCACTGGAGCCAGAAGGCCATGGACACCAAGGATTTCAGGGGAGCAGTTTCCTCTTGTGACTGCCCAGGTGGAGTTTGTAGATCGACATGTGCTCATTAGATGAGGACAATTATAGCTGCGACGTGGTGTTTTTGTGGATGATGGCTGGAAAATGAGGAATATATCACTTGGGCACTGAGAAATGGATGGGTGTTTCTCCACTTGATTAAAGGGAAGTCGTGGGTCACCAGGAGGTCTGCCTGAACATCTGGCCCAGAGCCATCCCCTTGGTTTAGCTAAACGGGGACTGTGTATTCATCACACATCTCCAGCACTTGTGTGAGCCACTGTTTGTCTCTGTGAGCAGTAACCTACGAAACAGCAGGAGAACAACAAATGACAATAACTTGTAAGGGAGGACAAATGTGAACTCATAATCTGTCTTGATATGCATGTTGTGTTgcccagtcatagaatcacagaatagtttgggttggaagagaccttaaagagcatcttgttccaacctccctgccatgggcagggacacctcccactggatcaggctgcccaaagccccatccaacgttgccttgaacccctccagggatggggcagccacagcttccctggacaaacTGGGCCAGTCCcgcaccactctcatggtgaagaaatccctccttatgtctagtctcaatctgcctctctccagtttatccccattgcccctcatcctatcaccacaagcctttacgaacagccccttcccagctttcttgttcccccttcaggtactggaaggtcgctctaaggtcttcttggagccttctcttctccaggctgagcaaccccaactctctcagcctgtccttgtatgggagatgttccagccctcggatcatctttgtagccttctctggacccattccaacagctcaaAATCAGTTCTGCTACAACCTTGTCTAGCACCTCCGCCCTAAGCCAGAATCCTGAAGTGATTCATCATAATCAACAGAAcgtttgtagtgatagggtgatgggcaatgggtataaactggagatgtGGTgtctgccctatccctggaggtgttcaaggccatgttgaaTGGGGCTTGatcagcctgatccagtgggaggtgtccctgcccatggcaggggggtaggaactagatgatctttaaagtcccttccaacccaaactattctatggttctatgacttTTAGTTGGTATTCTTTGACCAGGACAGACATCAGAGCTACAGGAATAGTCCTGTGGGAAACTGGAGTTCCCCATGGGCCATGGGGAAGCACCTGCGAGTGAGTAAGAAGTTGTCTTACATCTTTAAGTGCAAACACTGCAATTCTTGTATAAAAGGCACAAACCCCAATTGTGCTTCTGTTTACCGTAGCGTAAATTCTGCCACCTCatggtgctggagcatgtcacGAATTGGAGTTTGGCCCCAGGCTGATGAGAAGTTCAGGTTTGGCTAATGAGGTTTggtactggatgatctttaaggtcttttgtgacccaaaccattctgtgattctatgatactgctCCTCTGGGCCAGTTTCAGCAGTGAAAACTTGACAATGCATTCCAAAAATCCACTGCTGTTCACTTTGCCAAGCAGCAAAACTAAGTTTTATGAAGCAAACAGgcatgagaaataaataaacttaAGATTTTTGTAATCCATATGATTACATAGGAGAGATCTGAACTCCTATTGTATTGTTGGGGGTGACTGCAGTGCCCCACATGCTTGATAATGTACAGAATTGATTTGAAATATAGGAAGATCGAGACTATGTGAAATTTATTTCCAATCAAGTGTTTAGTAAGCAATTATACAGATTATAAATAGAACGGATTTTAAATCTGCTTCCCTGTGGCCACACGTATGGTGTGGTTGTTGGAGGGGCAgtggtttgagtttttttagCGTAACACAATAAAGGGAGTTTTCAGTCGAGCAGCCGTCTCCTTCTGCAGAGGAAACCTGCAGGATGATGTTTATGCTTGTTTTAGTCATCGGAGGTGAAGTGCACAATAATGCTAAGCCTGTGTTTCTACAATTAGAGGATAtttctcatggtgaaggaaGTCTCCAAGGTCAACGGCTACAATACCCGGAGAAGTTACATCACAAACCCACATCTGCACGAGGctgttctcttttccttccacaCCCCTTTTTTAGTGTGTGTATGTGCTCTCTCTCAGCTGAAGTGTTGCTCACATCACTTCCAAGGATACGAGGGATTTGGACTGGACTTCTGTTTACAGTGTCATctagctattaaaaaaaaccgAACCTCACACACCCTGCAAGCAAAAAACCTGAATAAATATTCACACACCCCcagataactgaaaaaaaaaatctctgtacTGTTTTCTAATATGCTCTACATTCCTAAACCAAAaaatatggttggactcgatgatccggtgggtcttttccaacctggtgattctatgaaagttgATTTGTCTAGCTACTGTTTTTGCGATAGGAATTACATTGTACGGTGATGATGGCAGCAGCGGCACCTCCTGGATCTCATCTCAGCCTGTGTCTGTCTTACCTTCTGTCATGGTAGTGGTGGTTGTGGCAGCTCATCCCTCTGTGATGAGCTCTGTGCATGGGAAGGAGGAAGCTTTTGGCTATTTTAGCAAAATTTGCATGAGGGAAGAGAATCCTCTAGATCCTAATTTTTCCTGTTAACTTTATATTTCCATTTATTATGCAAGTTGATGTTACTggtacagacaacacagtttgGAAACCGCTGGTGTAATAAAtttctgtttggggtttttcttttttttttatttctatacaaGAAATTTCAGCGTAAGGATTGCATTCCCTAATCATATTTTTGAAGAAGATTCTTTTCATCAGTGTTTGCTTGGTTTAGCTCCAGCACATGGCTGTTAATCTAAATTCAGCTTGACTTATAATAGTGAGAATAAGGACACTCCTTAGAAGCCTACCTGcccattttatttgtttttcaccTTCCTGATGAGGTTTGCTCTTATTCCAACAACAGGATAGCAAAGCGAGTGGTTGCTCTACATACTCCTCGTTACTGAAGaccttattttatttatacacCAGACTCTGAGTCAATGCTGTTGAAGTCAGACGAGTCTTTCTCTGGCTTGGAGTTGTTCTGAATCAGTCTATAAACCTAAAAATTAAAGCTGCTcctaacaaagaaaacaaaccctttttccttcagttccTAACAGAACTTGTGTTGTGGTTTTTAGCCTGTTGTTCATGTCTAGTCATGTTCACTGGTGACCATTCCATGCATCATCCATTAGGGTGAAATTACCTTCCTCGGTTGCGTTTGGTTTGACAGCAATTATTGCATTTAAGAAGGGTGGTGGCGTTCTGCCATCCGCTCCCTCGCTCTGCAATTGGGAATGGTGGTTACGAAGAGGTGTAAACGTCATCCAGGTAGCTAGGTTACCCCGAGTATTTAAAGAGGCGAGAAGAAAGGCTGATCTTCTTTTAGGCGCGGACAGGTGTGACAGAAGTTGAATTGGACTAGTGAGAGAAGGATTTTTCAAAGCTGAGAACATGTGTTTCGGAGCGCGCACCAGGTGTATCGGTTGCAAGTTGCTCATCCTTGCCTTGATCAGCATCATcgcaaatattttactttattttcctaatgGTGAAACAAGATACGCTTCAGAGCATCGTCTCGGCAAATACGTCGAGTGCCTTCATGGCATTCTAGGTGGAGGCATTTTGGTAAGTAATGGGCTAGTGGTTTCTTTCAAGTTTATGTTGGAGATACTTGGTATTAATGTTTCTTTACCATTTATGCTAATGTATTGATCATATCTCTTATCTGCAGGAATCTCTGGACTTGTACCAGACTAAATTAGCTATATTACCCCATAGGTGTTATTAGTTACTTATCTATAACATTATGCCACTTTAGAACCAAGAAAGTCATAGGGTCTAGGGTGCAGAATCCAAATGCAAAACTGGAACCAAGCCTCTCAGTGGGTCATGGTTTGTGTAAAGGGTTAACTCTTACATTTCTGTTATTATTGAATCCTTCTCCTTTTATATCCTTAGATAACATTTAGTTGCATTTCCTTAATTCCTGTTATCTGAGATGCTTACAGTTATTTCTCTGCCTTAGCTCTTTATTTGGAGGAATCGAGTGGCCGTTGTCAAAGCTTTGTATTCGAGTGACAGCAAAGGGTGAAGATTTGAGTGTGTTTGTCACAGGAAATTGTTAATCCGAAACTACTCTTTCCTGCCTTTTCAACTTTGTAGACCATGTTGTAGCATATTTAAGTTCCCTGACTCTAGGCTTCCTTTTTCACTCACTTTTAAAAGTGCTGCTTAGAAATAGGCTACAGATCTTCATGGTTTTCTTAGGTACTCCTAGGTGCAGAGTCTTTATAAGCACAAACTGTTATTAAGTCCTGTTAGTGCTAAAGGGAAATTCTCTCTTTATacaaccctgctccttcttgaTTTTGCGCTAAAAGCTCTGGAGTATGGATGACTTGTTTCTTACAGagaatttctgctttgttaCTTTGCATTTCTGTCCCTGGAAGCTGGTTGTAAAAACCTACGAAAAGCTAGATGTCTGTGGTGAGATGTTTGCCTGAGTGGGGTGAAGGAATTCTAGACTTTCTACCCTGCTCAGACTGGTTTGTCACACAGGCAGTGATAATGCTTCAGTAACTAATGTATTTGTAGTAGTTGGGTTTTTAACCAATAATTGAAAGACTTATCTTGTGGTAGAAAGTGAGGGCATTTTTttgcaaagcattttatttgcagGATACAGCCTTTAATGTGAATAAAAACTTCAGATGTTGAAGTCCTTTAAATGTTAGCAATACCTCAGCAGGCTCTTCATCGACAGGCTCTCTACACTcttaagagaaaagagaaatgtgcCTGTCCTGGTGATGTCGCTGCTGCTATTGGGAGATGCCTACTGTGTAAAACTGAACAAGTCCGACACACTACCCCCATTCCCCCACCAAGAAGCAATGTAAATGAGATTCATTATGTTTTATCTGTCCTGTCTGTGCGGCAAAAGAGGACGATGTGGTTTGTTTGCTCCCTACCTAGGTGCTCATTCCAGCTGCAGTATTCATTGGGCTCCACCGCGATGACCGCTGTGGGTGCTTTGGCCACGCCGACTGCGGGAAAAGCTGCGCGGTAAGAGAGTCTTTACGTTCCAGTCTGAGAAAATCCCAAAGACAAGGTGATTGTTCAGTTAAAAGTTCATGTCTGTTTGCTGTGCAGATGCTGTCCTCAGTTCTGGCAGCCGTGATTGGGCTCATTGGTTCTGGATACTGCATAATCATTTCAGCGCTGGGCTTGTCTCATGGACCATATTGTTCTACTCACCCAGAAAGACAGTGGATCTATCCTTTCACTGAATCCTCTGGAGGGTAAGTTGTCCATCCAGGAGGATGTTGTATCTCCCCCTGTGTACCCTTGATCTTCATTCCAGTGCCCTTCAGCAATATCCAGGAACCATGCACCAAGACCCATTCCCAAGTTTATGCTTCGCAATCACCAAGACCTAAATAGATGGTGCCAGCTACCCACCCTGCTAGAGTTCTAAATCCAAAGCGGTACAAATCCTCTGTCCTACAAAAAGGGATCTGAACTTGTTTATATAGGTAATAATATCTATATAAGACATATATAATTCATGTCTAGGAGCATCTCTAACATAAAATTCAATGTTTGGGGAATCTGAGAGTTTTACAAACTATGAATAGTGGTTGTTAGAAAATTTGTCCCGTTGTGTAGGAATCGGTTTTGTGATGCTTCCTTCTGAAGTTGCTTTATACCAGTGTAACTTCATTAGTTACAATGGCACAGaacttttctaaataaaaatagaaaaggttTATAAAAATCTTCTTTGTATGCTGCAGGGTGGGGAGGGCCAGAAGTTCTTCATTATCCCTAATTAGAGTTCTCCAGCAAGCAAAGCCTTGTTAGCTGAGTTGTATGCTATTTCTCATTAATCTCCACAAATCCTATAGGTTGGAAGAGGATTTGGTTTGGATCGTGATGTGcttttacaatgtctgtgtgtGGTTGGCAACCTCGGGGCTGATTCTGGTAACAGTTTACGACTGATGCCAGACAGTTTGAGTACTAAGAAGCCACACAGAGCTCCTTCACAGCAAAGGGTTTGAATTTTACAATTCTGTTGCACCTCTCTCAAGAGGGGCTGTTCCTTCTTGTCCCCAACTGTGACTGAATATAGAAGATTCTGCAGTTCTTTTGAGAAATAGTATTGCTCTTTCAGATTTCTTGAACTTCTGTCTCACTTTAATCAGTGATAGAAGATTCTGCCTTTAcagcttagatttttttttttaacagaaattaagACCTAAAAATATCTCATTGATCATTCAACATGTTCTTAAACAGAACAAACTTTGCAAAGAATAAACgattgccttttcttttcccacttaCAATGATTATCCTTGATGCAGTTACAGACTAGATGTAGTCTGGTTCTAGAGTGTGGTAAGCATCTTACTCTGTCACAATGTTAATATCTTTTTAATTGCTGTGTGCAGGTACTTGTTTGAGTACAGCAAGTGGTCTGAATGTCAAGAACCTCATAACATCGTGCATTGGAACGTcaccctcttctccatcctccttGTCGTGGGAGTAATAGAGTTCATTCTGTGCTTCATACAGATAATCAATGGCATTCTTGGAGGGTTGTGTGGGTTGTGCTGCAGTCATGAGGAGGTAAGCCCTTTGGAGCCGTAAGCATGCTTCCCAGATGAACACAAAATGCTCTTGCTAGTGATGTTACTGTGGAGCAGCTATTATGTTAGATATTCTTAAGCAACGACTCAGTGTGCAACTGCTTTAGATCCACGTTGTGTTGAGCATTTTCATGTAGTGCTTGACCATGTGCTTTCAGTCCCAGTGAATTTAGTCTGCATAGGAACTGGAAGGCTTTTTCCCATGTGGTCATCAGCATCACAGAGATGATACAACTGAAACACAGATGTCCTGGTGGTGCTTTTTCatagattctgtgattctattactGTCTTCAGTCCTATCTTCCACGCTGTAACTGCAGTATAAAAGAGCTGTGTTATGGTTCTCTAAATATTGTCTGGTTAATTTTAGGTCTTATATACAATATTGAAATTCTTAATGtgtgtttctttctgttctccCCACAGGCATACGCTTGCTAGAAACCAGATGATGTGTTGACGTCGGTGCATGTGTGGTATATTAAgtattttgtggggtttttataTCCCATGCATACTAAAACGTGCATTGTTTGTTGTCAGGCTGTGCTGTTGCTATTGATTTATCTGACTTTGGGCCAGGATTTGTTGTTGGAGTCATGTGCAGGTTGTCCGTTAACGTCTCTGTATCTAAAGGCAAAATGTATCCTGAGTATCTTTGATAATTTCATAGAaacgtttggttggaaaagacctttgagatcatagagttcaaccatccctgtccactactgaaccagatccctgagcacctcacccaACTGTCTGTTAAACagctctggggatggggactccatcacctccctgggcagcctcagccagtgcatgatgacccttttggtgaagaaatttttcctgatgtccagtctgaacgtcccctggcacaacatgaggccattccctctcatcctgtctcctgtcccttgggagaagagaccaacacccccctctctacaacttcctttcagagaTTTGTAGGTAgagataaggtctcccctttcTTCtggactaaacaaccccaggtccctcaactgctcctcataagacacgttccccagctccttcacttctctggatgcattccagcacctcagtgtccttgtagtgagggacccaaaactgaacccaggatttgaggtgccccttcaccagtgctgagcgcAGAGGAAGGATGACCTCCCCGCCCCTGCTGGCCAAACTGTTTCTGATGCAGACCAGGATGTTGTTGagtttcttggccacctgggccactgctggctcatgttcagccgctgtcgGCCAGTAACTCCAGGGctttttccaccaggcagcttcccagccatCCTACCCCAAGCCTCTCGCACTGCGTGGGGTTATTGTGAACCAAGTGGAGGAACccagcacttggctttgttgaacctcataccacTGGCTGCAGCCCATTGGTCTACCCtgcctctgtagagcctccctttCCTCAAGAAAATCAGCATTTctgcccagcttggtgtcatctgcaaaatgaGGGTATGCTCAACCCCGTCATCCAGACCATTGATAATGATGTTAAATGGAACTGGCCCCAAGAACAGAACTATTCCCTCTTAGTACAGACAACTGGCTGAGCACACCACTAAAGATGtgggtttattttgtgttttgttgtttttttttttctccttactactgcaaaaaaaaaatctctgtacTTTATGGTGCTTTCCCAATAAAGTTGCACTTTCATTCTGATGTTGGAAGGAACACAAACCCAGCCTAGTCTGGCCCAGATTAAACGAATACTCAgctagagaaaaacaaaaaagcagtaaaatgtgGATGATGGAGGGCAGATACGTGCAATTCAACTTTTCAGGACTTTTCTGGACTTCTCCCGTATTTCACAAATAAAGATTTGTATTAAAAGCACCCAGCAGGTGTCAGTGATTCTTTCCCTGCCCAGGCTGAATCATGGCTTTGCTGGTGTTACAGTGAGTGGCAGTGGTGAC
Encoded here:
- the LOC138724501 gene encoding transmembrane 4 L6 family member 1-like; the protein is MCFGARTRCIGCKLLILALISIIANILLYFPNGETRYASEHRLGKYVECLHGILGGGILVLIPAAVFIGLHRDDRCGCFGHADCGKSCAMLSSVLAAVIGLIGSGYCIIISALGLSHGPYCSTHPERQWIYPFTESSGGYLFEYSKWSECQEPHNIVHWNVTLFSILLVVGVIEFILCFIQIINGILGGLCGLCCSHEEAYAC